In Candidatus Manganitrophus morganii, the genomic window ATTTCTCCATCAACTCATGGACGCCGTGATCGTAGACGATGGTGATCGTCCCGATCGTCTCCTTGTTTTCGTCCCACTCCTGCTCGACCAGATGGTCTCGGATCAAATCTCGCAACGCTTCGGAACGGTTGGTGTACTTCTTCTCTTCGATCATTTTATCGAATAGTTTTAACAGACCGGCATCCATCGAGACGCCAAATCGAACCAAATTTGCCACGGAAAACCCCCATCAGAAAGATAACACTTTTTCTGAGAGTGTGCTATAAAACATCTGAAATGTCAAGGGATTTGGTGTGCCGCTACGGAAGGTTTCGCACGTCGATTCCGTTTAGTGCGTCCGCTTTCCCGCCGAGCACCGAGGCCATCGTCTGAACGTTTTCCACCATCATCCCGATATAAGTATGCTCGGGGGCCTCTAATGGTCCGGGAAGATCAT contains:
- the nikR gene encoding nickel-responsive transcriptional regulator NikR; amino-acid sequence: MANLVRFGVSMDAGLLKLFDKMIEEKKYTNRSEALRDLIRDHLVEQEWDENKETIGTITIVYDHGVHELMEKLTDLQHLYSKLIRSTLHIHLDEHRCLEVLVVRGRAGEIRKIADSLISTKGVKHGKLTATTTGKDLS